gctgcgccCTCCCCACGGCCGGTCCAGCCGGCGGCTCCTCCGTGCCGGACGCCCGGGGCTGGGGCTCGGTGCCCGGGGCGGGAAGCTGGGTCTCCGGGatgtccttgccctgctgctggcaGGCGATGGCGGCGGCCACGGCCCGGCAGAGCTCCGCGGCCCGGGGGGTGCTGAAGGTGAAGGTGCCCTCGCCGGAGTCGCTGCGGCGGCCGGCCTCGAAGGAGAAGACGGTCTGCAGGGCCAGagggcagggtgaggggctgGCACCCACCTCACCTGCCCGGGGGAAGCCGGAGAGCGGGGCAGCACCTACCTGTTCCTGGCCAAACTTGCGGAGGAAGGGGTAGGGCCAGGTGAGCAGGGGCTGGCGGGACTGCGGGTCCTTCAGCGTCAGGCTCTGGGGAAGGACTGCGAGCACGTAATGCCCATGCAGGCCGCAGCGGGCGGCCGCATCCGTCCTGAGCACCAGCACCAGGAACTCGGTCACTGCGGGAGCAGAAGGGTGCTGGGGTCAGCCCTGCCGCACTGAGCcgctgcctgccccggccccaTCCACCACCCCGGCCCACGGCACATACGGTCCTGCCACGAGGAGTAGAGGGAATTCTCCTCCATGTGGACGTCGGGGCTGGGCTGGGTTGTGGAACTGCTCTGAGGCGCCTCCTTTGCACCCTGAAACAGAGGGATGTGAGTGTGCCCCCCCCGGGGTACCCTTGTCCCGCAGCtcggccctggggctgctccgAGCACACCGTGGTGGCACACCCTCCATCCCGAGGTGATGGCCCCCAcctgcccccagcacccaggaGCACCCCCAGCTCACCTGAAGGGTGAGCAGGGCAAGGGGGGtcccagctgtgcagcctgcccacCCCACCGCTCCGCTCACCCCGAATTCATGGTACCTGGAAagccagctggcagagctgcgaGATCCACTCATCCCGCTGCTCGGCTGCCAGCACATAGCTTTTCTCCGTGGTGTTGAGGTAGAAGGCAGCggtggctttggggcagctcTCGGTGCCGACAGGCCCCACGGAGACGCAATCCGAGAGGCGGATCACCCGGCGGGCGCACCTCCGCAGGGAGGACTGCTCCAGCGCCATGCCGTCATCCCGCACATCAAACTTCTCCATCCGGGCCACGCCGGACGGGCTGGCAGCAAAGAGCTGCGCTCGCATCTTCCTCCAGCACCTCTGGGGTGCGGGAAGGGCACAGATGAGGGGGAAAAAGGTCAGCAAAGAGCCGCCTGCTGCATCTTTGCCAGCGCTGCCCTCCTTACTGCATCCAGCATGGTAAGGGCTCCAGCCTGTGCCTGGCAGGACAGGGCACACCGGGCACAGGCGATGCCCTTCCTGCACCCTCGGCAAGGCCAGGGAAACTGCGCATGCTGGGGGAGGACGTAGCAAGCAGGGGCCTGCACAGGTCCCCCAGCACctgcaggccaggccaggcccaaAGCCAGGGCTGCCGGCTGCCAGGTCGGCAAGGTGGCCAGCCTGGCCCTCCAGCAAGCTCAGCTTCGCTCGCCCGGTGAGTCACACTTGCCCACTCGCATGCTTGCACGCTTGCCCGGTGAGTCACGCTCGCCCTCGGCTAGGAAGGGAACCCAGGCATCCTGCTCTCTGGTCCCTGCTGCAAGCGCTAGCCTGCCGCTGCTGCAGCTGAGCTGTTTTCAGGACAGACCCTGATGCAAATTAAAGCCATTTTGAGCTGCTGGGGCTCCTGCAAGCAGCCTCACACCTACCAAGCACAGCTAGTGCCTGCAGCTAGCAACCCGCTTCCTCCCAGGGGAGGCTCTGTGGTACCCAGCACCTTCCCGGCCTGTCATGGGATAGAGGGGGTGCTTCCCCCCACACGCCTCAAGGGCACAACAGGGCCTCCACCCCAGCGAAACCAacgcagcccagcccagcgcccaAAATACCCGCCACCGTAGGCCCACCTGGGTCCTATACGGCAGGGCACCGGCCTCCGCTCACATGAGGGTCTGCCCGCTGCAGCTCTAGCGCTCAGCTCACGTGGGCAGGGAGACCGGAGCAGCTCCGTGGGAGCGTTGAAGGCGCAGTCGTGGCCCAGCAGGTCCCCTGAGCACAGGGAGGGCTGTCTGCGCCCCGCGGGCTGCAGGAAGGGGCACAGCCACCCTGCTGAGGCAGTGGGGATGCTGGGCACGGCCAGCAAGCTGGTGGGACCTGCCTTGTAAGCACCATCTCACAGCTCCATGGGGCTGGTTCAACCCTACCAGGACTCTGCTACCACAAGGCACCGTAACGTGCCCAGAGGGTTTCGACGCTCAGTGCCCATCCCCTAGgacccagcacagagcagctGGGCAGCAAGTCCAGCCCTGCGGCTGGCTTTTCccacagcactgccccccacggccaGGCTCTTTGAAGGCTCAGTGCACAGCGACTTCCCACACATGGTCCCGCCACCCCCATGTGCTGTGAGGGGCTCCCACCCCTGCTGCCCCACTTGCACGTACGCACCGGAGCTGTGCCTCATTAACATACGTTTATTGTTTCACTGCGAATCGCATGGTGATCAAGCGAGGAGACAGACCCTGTACACGGGGGTCAGCGTGAAGCAGCGGCCTGCTCGGGTGAGTCCCCTCAGCCATGGGGAGAGCCACCTCACCCCACTGCTACGTCTACAGAGcccagggccctctctgcccAACCCAAGGGGTCTGGCTCAATCTCTCCCCTTCCTAAGCTGCGGAGAGCCCAGTTCCCCCATCCGGTGAGGGCCTCCCCCAGCGCCTAGTGTCAAGGCAGAACAGGGCAAGACAGTGCTCTGCATCCCACCCCAAATCCACCCTCCGCCTTTTACCTTTCCAAATTTGCTGTGCTGCACATAGAGGATCCCATCCTTCACAGGTCTCTCCATGGGCACAGCACTGCCCTTGCAGCCGGTGCAAGGATGTGGGACTCAGACTATCATCAGCAGAGAAATGTGACGGCTGCAGCTGAAGCAACTGCATGGGGCAGACTTCCTTTTCTCAGCAACTTCCCTTTTTTGGTGTGTGGGATGAGGGGCAGGCTGAGCCACCGGAGGTGTCCATCCTCCCTCCCCCTCAGACAAGGGCAGTGGGGCAGAACGCACGCAGCAAGAGCACAGGAAGCTCCTAGGGGACTGCTTGACATGAGCACAGCGtgctctgcccagccctggctgcatcAGGGCACAGTTGGCGGTAACAGAAACTGCCCTGGCCAGAGAACAGCAGAAAGGGGCAGCCGCCAGCTGAGGGTGCACATGAGCTGGGGAGAACGTCCCAAAGGAATCCAGGGGCTTTTGGAGGGGAGCAACATAAGACCCCAGCCATACCACCATGGAGAAGCTGAGTAGAGACAGCAGGCAGCTGGCTGCAGAACAACCACCCCACAGGCACCACTACCTGCTTGCCCAACGCTTCACACCAACACACCGCTGACGTAATGGCTGTTGCAGCACAGCTCTTCACGTTTCCTCCTAGAACAGGAGCTTCGTCAGGCTGAGCTGGCAACAGTCCTAGTGGCCAAATACCTGGAAAAGGGGCCACAGCAGTGCAGGACAGGCCTGCAGCCCAGGGCTGGTCTGGGCTTTGGAAAGTGAGGGCAGCTGGGACAGCACAGTTTGTCCAAAGGGAACCAAAGCGCAGCCCTCTGTCCCAGCCTGGGTggaggcagcgctgggcagcatCGTCCGCAGGCTAGAAGTCCATGGAGCTGTGGGCCAGGTAGTCCTTGCGGCCGATGTTGCTGACTTGCTTTGTCTGCATCGCCTCCAGCTTGGGGCAGTCGGTGATGCGATGGCCCAGGCCGCCGCAGAAGGCGCAGCCCCGTTCGCCTGCAACGGGAGGAGCAAGGTCAGGCAGAGCCACACGGCACCAGGCAGGAGGGTGGTCCCCACCCCAGGAGCAGCGGGTGCTGCCTGCAACCTCCACCCTGTCAGCAGCACTGGGCCATCCATACAGCTGGGCAACACCAGCCCCGAGGCAGGTACCCCGGGGGGCAGCGAGGCAGAAACTGCGCTGGGAGCCTGAAGCGATGGGAGCTGGGGCTTCCTATTTGCAGCCCACGTCGCTCCAACAACCCTGCTGGAGCTCTTTATCCTTTGGGGCTTCTCACCTCCAATGTCCAGCATGGTCTCATCCCCGCAGTGCAGCACCTGGAGCACAGGAGGCACCTTCTGCTTCGCCTCCAAGAGCAGAGCCTTCAGATCCATGAGCACTGACTCATCTGGGGGCAGAGACACGGATCAGATGCAGCCCAAgcaggggcccgaaacaggggtgCCCCGAAGGATGGCCTGCTGGCCATCTAGGCCTGCCGGAGGCAGGGGAGCACTGTCTTGCACCACCATCTCCCCTCCACAGGCCCTAACAACTAGGCCCTGCTTGCTTGGGAACACCACCACTGccgaggcagaggcagctctCGGGGAAGCAAGTGACTCTGCCCCATCGCCTCGTACACCTGCAGCCCACCGCGCAGGCCCTctaggcagcccccagcccagccccacgccATGTCTCACCACAGGCCTTGTTGATGAAGGTGGTAGCAATGCCAGTGTTGCCTGAACGGCCTGTACGCCCAATGCGGTGAACTGCAGAGAAACAGACAGGGTCAGGCCTGGGCAAACGCAGCCCAGGCAACGTGGCAGCGAGAGACAGCCCCGCCGCAGCCACTGCAAGGACAAGCACGCAGCCCTGCGGGCCTGCACCCACCCAGTTGTGCTCCCACAGTTCCCCCCACATGGCCCACTCCCCACCGTAATTCTCAATCTCCTCTGGCATGTCGTAGTTGATGACATGCTGGATAGCCGGGAAGTCCAGGCCCTTGGAAGCTACATCAGTGGCAACCAGGACATCTTTCTTCCCATCCCGGAAGGC
This genomic interval from Apteryx mantelli isolate bAptMan1 chromosome 14, bAptMan1.hap1, whole genome shotgun sequence contains the following:
- the DOK3 gene encoding docking protein 3, whose translation is MERPVKDGILYVQHSKFGKRCWRKMRAQLFAASPSGVARMEKFDVRDDGMALEQSSLRRCARRVIRLSDCVSVGPVGTESCPKATAAFYLNTTEKSYVLAAEQRDEWISQLCQLAFQGAKEAPQSSSTTQPSPDVHMEENSLYSSWQDLTEFLVLVLRTDAAARCGLHGHYVLAVLPQSLTLKDPQSRQPLLTWPYPFLRKFGQEQTVFSFEAGRRSDSGEGTFTFSTPRAAELCRAVAAAIACQQQGKDIPETQLPAPGTEPQPRASGTEEPPAGPAVGRAQPSSQPPLGLLRFPPPEPDGTGPIIYASIARGQQPPFGPGQPGPGQPWAAGKPAAEHLYENIFAAEPGPAAEEEEEEQEEGQWELGYRQAPEGHSGEAGPIYDNRAAAAAPVWGGPEQRWGPAGRCTQEEPPGRPGPKPQSNLKAKLVRLLSREAPGQRDWL